The proteins below are encoded in one region of Ricinus communis isolate WT05 ecotype wild-type chromosome 6, ASM1957865v1, whole genome shotgun sequence:
- the LOC8288672 gene encoding uncharacterized protein LOC8288672 isoform X1, protein MQMASGGATGGAGGGLLLLTKPGTINLRQKTLLPLKNSNFYSRFTLQKPYISIITTRHSHRKDSSAKTVWSQKFKFKFRDKNKRTREKDGFDGQEEVETSRRKRKKRRRWSDKPPVMQEEEAYGIFEEYLDSLWILEIAVITNCVYEMALRFLKVAFSFR, encoded by the exons ATGCAAATGGCGAGTGGTGGTGCTACCGGCGGTGCCGGTGGCGGATTACTTTTGTTAACTAAACCTGGCACTATAAATCTCCGTCAAAAAACTTTGTTGCCGTTGAAGAATTCAAATTTCTACTCGCGTTTTACTCTTCAAAAGCCATACATTTCTATAATCACAACTAGGCACAGTCACCGAAAAGATTCCAGTGCTAAAACTGTTTGGTCAcagaaattcaaattcaagttTCGAGATAAGAATAAAAGAACTAGAGAAAAGGACGGTTTTGATGGACAAGAAGAAGTAGAAACTTCTAGAAGGAAGCGCAAGAAGCGGCGGCGGTGGTCCGATAAGCCGCCAGTTATGCAGGAAGAAGAAGCTTATGGGATTTTTGAAGAATATCTTGATAGCCTTTGGATTCTTgag ATTGCCGTTATTACCAATTGTGTTTACGAAATGGCACTTCGGTTCTTGAAGGTAGCTTTTAGCTTTAGATAG
- the LOC8288677 gene encoding uncharacterized protein At5g08430 isoform X1: protein MGRKNKNIDKESISESWCFVCKDGGLLRICDYKGCLKAFHPQCVDKDDSFLESKVPWSCRWHSCFICKNTPKFHCFCCPKAVCGRCLCDSNFILVKGKRGFCSHCLTLAGLLEGIKSPDSTSGNIDFNDQETYEFNFKAYWKMIKEKEGLTLEHVSYADKLLSMDKNYGYLSDACDIFEWEEYVSEFDENQIISDNDSWNDRKRHKGMGKWKRNKKNESVMEGKTKSKKKEFSGWGSVLLFDFLASIGKDTTNELSQREVTDIIIGYCNEHKLYDPERKKKVVCDARLKSLLGRKSVIKNSIYNCLTPHFAENFEQTEDETGCSSEDKRKNVSMTNTRQKNSSSSVKSQKKEPIPDMQQGCFAAINAENIKRLYLKRSLVQELEKQSEIFDAKVIGSFVRTKSDPYDYLQKNPYQLLKVTGINRSSRNGEVNTDIFLQVCNMPIDIPICKLSDDNFSEEECEDLRQRVKDGRLERPTVVKFKEKARNLHEVITKHWIVKELALLQNLVDQANEKGWRKELSVYMERLMLLRTPSEQSRLLLEVPEIIADEPEVEPADKDLSRKDEQKKITMAESDLRRFSRPSSESPEGNGIYCPNDTADFAEPMQQSKGPELEEPVQPYDSTSNASDDDGSHQAESHESAVEVKKNHSEAPYAELHSGQLLASSSQNQSNFLDLVKQHTSGTATSGGKQDKPMDVEHEKVKNNQSATSMEIIELSDDEEQGKSTPPIKQTPDNLDSPIWYCVSPLGDKLGPCPMSVLKEWSDTCRRDMKFKVWKTGQDPEEAVFLTDAISQVFFGK from the exons ATGGGGAGAAAGAACAAGAATATAGACAAGGAATCGATTTCTGAGAGTTGGTGTTTTGTTTGCAAAGATGGAGGCCTTTTAAGGATTTGCGACTACAa GGGTTGCCTTAAAGCATTTCATCCCCAGTGTGTAGACAAAGATGATTCTTTCTTGGAAAGCAAAGTTCCCTGGAGCTGCA GGTGGCATTCCTGCTTCATTTGCAAGAACACACCAAAATTTCATTGCTTTTGTTGTCCAAAGGCTGTGTGTGGACGCTGCCTCTGTGATAGTAACTTCATACTAGTTAAAGGGAAAAGAGGATTTTGCAGTCATTGCTTAACACTTGCAGGGCTTTTAGAGGGAATAAAGAGTCCAGACTCTACTTCG GGGAACATAGACTTTAATGATCAAGAGACATATGAGTTCAATTTCAAGGCCTATTGGAAaatgattaaagaaaaagaaggctTAACCTTAGAACATGTCAGTTATGCTGACAAACTGTTGAGTATGGATAAAAACTATGGCTACTTATCTGATGCTTGTGACATTTTTGAATGGGAAGAATATGTTAGTGAATTTGacgaaaatcaaattatatctGATAATGATAGTTGGAATGATAGAAAAAGACATAAAGGAATGGGCAAATGgaagagaaacaaaaaaaacgAATCTGTGATGGAAGGAAAgacaaaatcaaagaaaaaggaatttaGTGGATGGGGATCAGTACTCCTCTTTGACTTCCTTGCATCCATTGGTAAAGACACAACCAATGAATTATCACAACGTGAAGTTACTGACATCATTATAGGATATTGCAACGAACACAAGCTTTATGACCctgagagaaagaagaaagttgTATGTGATGCAAGATTGAAATCTCTTCTAGGAAGGAAATCAGTAatcaaaaatagtatatacAACTGTCTGACACCTCATTTTGCTGAGAATTTTGAGCAAACAGAGGATGAGACTGGATGTAGTTCAGAAGACAAGCGCAAGAATGTATCAATGACCAATACAAGGCAGAAAAACTCAAGCTCAAGTGTAAAGTCTCAGAAAAAAGAACCAATTCCAGACATGCAGCAAGGTTGTTTTGCAGCTATCAATGCTGAAAATATTAAACGTCTCTACTTGAAGAGGAGTTTAGTGCAGGAACTGGAAAAGCAATCTGAGATATTTGATGCTAAAGTAATTGGAAGTTTTGTGAGAACCAAATCTGATCCTTATGACTATTTGCAGAAAAATCCTTATCAGCTTCTGAAAGTGACAG GCATAAATAGAAGTTCAAGAAATGGAGAAGTGAATACCGATATATTTCTACAAGTTTGTAATATGCCAATAGACATACCTATCTGCAAGCTATCAGATGATAACTTTTCTGAG gaAGAATGTGAAGATTTGCGACAGAGGGTGAAAGATGGTAGACTTGAGAGGCCTACTGTT GTGAAGTTCAAAGAGAAAGCCAGAAATCTTCACGAGGTTATTACAAAACAT TGGATTGTGAAAGAGTTGGCTCTGTTGCAAAACCTTGTTGATCAGGCAAATGAGAAGGGATGGAGGAAAGA GCTTTCTGTATACATGGAAAGATTGATGCTGCTTCGCACACCATCAGAACAATCACGGTTGTTGCTTGAAGTTCCAGAAATAATTGCAGATGAACCTGAGGTTGAACCTGCTGACAAGGACTTGTCCAGGAAGGATGAACAAAAAAAGATTACCATGGCAGAATCGGACCTCAGAAGGTTTTCAAGACCTTCTAGCGAAAGTCCAGAAGGCAATGGCATTTACTGCCCAAATGATACAGCAGATTTTGCAG AACCAATGCAGCAATCTAAAGGACCTGAACTTGAAGAACCAGTGCAACCATATGATAGTACTAGTAATGCAAGTGATGATGATGGTAGTCATCAAGCAGAGAGTCATGAATCTGCTGTTGAAGTAAAGAAGAACCATTCCGAAGCACCTTATGCTGAACTACATTCAGGACAATTGCTTGCTTCTTCTTCACAGAACCAATCCAACTTCCTTGATTTGGTAAAGCAACATACCTCTGGTACTGCTACTTCAGGAGGAAAGCAAGATAAACCAATGGATGTTGAACATGAAAAGGTGAAGAACAATCAAAGTGCAACATCAATGGAGATTATTGAGTTAAGCGATGATGAGGAGCAAGGAAAGAGTACTCCACCAATCAAGCAAACACCAGATAACCTGGATTCTCCTATATGGTACTGTGTGAGTCCACTTGGTGACAAATTGGGGCCTTGCCCAATGTCGGTGCTTAAAGAATGGAGTGATACTTGTCGCCGAGATATGAAATTCAAGGTCTGGAAGACTGGGCAAGACCCTGAAGAAGCTGTTTTTCTGACAGATGCTATTAGCCAGGTTTTCTTTGGGAAGTAG
- the LOC8288672 gene encoding uncharacterized protein LOC8288672 isoform X3 codes for MQMASGGATGGAGGGLLLLTKPGTINLRQKTLLPLKNSNFYSRFTLQKPYISIITTRHSHRKDSSAKTVWSQKFKFKFRDKNKRTREKDGFDGQEEVETSRRKRKKRRRWSDKPPVMQEEEAYGIFEEYLDSLWILEVCP; via the coding sequence ATGCAAATGGCGAGTGGTGGTGCTACCGGCGGTGCCGGTGGCGGATTACTTTTGTTAACTAAACCTGGCACTATAAATCTCCGTCAAAAAACTTTGTTGCCGTTGAAGAATTCAAATTTCTACTCGCGTTTTACTCTTCAAAAGCCATACATTTCTATAATCACAACTAGGCACAGTCACCGAAAAGATTCCAGTGCTAAAACTGTTTGGTCAcagaaattcaaattcaagttTCGAGATAAGAATAAAAGAACTAGAGAAAAGGACGGTTTTGATGGACAAGAAGAAGTAGAAACTTCTAGAAGGAAGCGCAAGAAGCGGCGGCGGTGGTCCGATAAGCCGCCAGTTATGCAGGAAGAAGAAGCTTATGGGATTTTTGAAGAATATCTTGATAGCCTTTGGATTCTTgag
- the LOC8288672 gene encoding uncharacterized protein LOC8288672 isoform X2: MQMASGGATGGAGGGLLLLTKPGTINLRQKTLLPLKNSNFYSRFTLQKPYISIITTRHSHRKDSSAKTVWSQKFKFKFRDKNKRTREKDGFDGQEEVETSRRKRKKRRRWSDKPPVMQEEEAYGIFEEYLDSLWILEFQVCP, translated from the coding sequence ATGCAAATGGCGAGTGGTGGTGCTACCGGCGGTGCCGGTGGCGGATTACTTTTGTTAACTAAACCTGGCACTATAAATCTCCGTCAAAAAACTTTGTTGCCGTTGAAGAATTCAAATTTCTACTCGCGTTTTACTCTTCAAAAGCCATACATTTCTATAATCACAACTAGGCACAGTCACCGAAAAGATTCCAGTGCTAAAACTGTTTGGTCAcagaaattcaaattcaagttTCGAGATAAGAATAAAAGAACTAGAGAAAAGGACGGTTTTGATGGACAAGAAGAAGTAGAAACTTCTAGAAGGAAGCGCAAGAAGCGGCGGCGGTGGTCCGATAAGCCGCCAGTTATGCAGGAAGAAGAAGCTTATGGGATTTTTGAAGAATATCTTGATAGCCTTTGGATTCTTgag
- the LOC8288677 gene encoding uncharacterized protein At5g08430 isoform X2 has protein sequence MGRKNKNIDKESISESWCFVCKDGGLLRICDYKGCLKAFHPQCVDKDDSFLESKVPWSCRWHSCFICKNTPKFHCFCCPKAVCGRCLCDSNFILVKGKRGFCSHCLTLAGLLEGIKSPDSTSGNIDFNDQETYEFNFKAYWKMIKEKEGLTLEHVSYADKLLSMDKNYGYLSDACDIFEWEEYVSEFDENQIISDNDSWNDRKRHKGMGKWKRNKKNESVMEGKTKSKKKEFSGWGSVLLFDFLASIGKDTTNELSQREVTDIIIGYCNEHKLYDPERKKKVVCDARLKSLLGRKSVIKNSIYNCLTPHFAENFEQTEDETGCSSEDKRKNVSMTNTRQKNSSSSVKSQKKEPIPDMQQGCFAAINAENIKRLYLKRSLVQELEKQSEIFDAKVIGSFVRTKSDPYDYLQKNPYQLLKVTGINRSSRNGEVNTDIFLQVCNMPIDIPICKLSDDNFSEVKFKEKARNLHEVITKHWIVKELALLQNLVDQANEKGWRKELSVYMERLMLLRTPSEQSRLLLEVPEIIADEPEVEPADKDLSRKDEQKKITMAESDLRRFSRPSSESPEGNGIYCPNDTADFAEPMQQSKGPELEEPVQPYDSTSNASDDDGSHQAESHESAVEVKKNHSEAPYAELHSGQLLASSSQNQSNFLDLVKQHTSGTATSGGKQDKPMDVEHEKVKNNQSATSMEIIELSDDEEQGKSTPPIKQTPDNLDSPIWYCVSPLGDKLGPCPMSVLKEWSDTCRRDMKFKVWKTGQDPEEAVFLTDAISQVFFGK, from the exons ATGGGGAGAAAGAACAAGAATATAGACAAGGAATCGATTTCTGAGAGTTGGTGTTTTGTTTGCAAAGATGGAGGCCTTTTAAGGATTTGCGACTACAa GGGTTGCCTTAAAGCATTTCATCCCCAGTGTGTAGACAAAGATGATTCTTTCTTGGAAAGCAAAGTTCCCTGGAGCTGCA GGTGGCATTCCTGCTTCATTTGCAAGAACACACCAAAATTTCATTGCTTTTGTTGTCCAAAGGCTGTGTGTGGACGCTGCCTCTGTGATAGTAACTTCATACTAGTTAAAGGGAAAAGAGGATTTTGCAGTCATTGCTTAACACTTGCAGGGCTTTTAGAGGGAATAAAGAGTCCAGACTCTACTTCG GGGAACATAGACTTTAATGATCAAGAGACATATGAGTTCAATTTCAAGGCCTATTGGAAaatgattaaagaaaaagaaggctTAACCTTAGAACATGTCAGTTATGCTGACAAACTGTTGAGTATGGATAAAAACTATGGCTACTTATCTGATGCTTGTGACATTTTTGAATGGGAAGAATATGTTAGTGAATTTGacgaaaatcaaattatatctGATAATGATAGTTGGAATGATAGAAAAAGACATAAAGGAATGGGCAAATGgaagagaaacaaaaaaaacgAATCTGTGATGGAAGGAAAgacaaaatcaaagaaaaaggaatttaGTGGATGGGGATCAGTACTCCTCTTTGACTTCCTTGCATCCATTGGTAAAGACACAACCAATGAATTATCACAACGTGAAGTTACTGACATCATTATAGGATATTGCAACGAACACAAGCTTTATGACCctgagagaaagaagaaagttgTATGTGATGCAAGATTGAAATCTCTTCTAGGAAGGAAATCAGTAatcaaaaatagtatatacAACTGTCTGACACCTCATTTTGCTGAGAATTTTGAGCAAACAGAGGATGAGACTGGATGTAGTTCAGAAGACAAGCGCAAGAATGTATCAATGACCAATACAAGGCAGAAAAACTCAAGCTCAAGTGTAAAGTCTCAGAAAAAAGAACCAATTCCAGACATGCAGCAAGGTTGTTTTGCAGCTATCAATGCTGAAAATATTAAACGTCTCTACTTGAAGAGGAGTTTAGTGCAGGAACTGGAAAAGCAATCTGAGATATTTGATGCTAAAGTAATTGGAAGTTTTGTGAGAACCAAATCTGATCCTTATGACTATTTGCAGAAAAATCCTTATCAGCTTCTGAAAGTGACAG GCATAAATAGAAGTTCAAGAAATGGAGAAGTGAATACCGATATATTTCTACAAGTTTGTAATATGCCAATAGACATACCTATCTGCAAGCTATCAGATGATAACTTTTCTGAG GTGAAGTTCAAAGAGAAAGCCAGAAATCTTCACGAGGTTATTACAAAACAT TGGATTGTGAAAGAGTTGGCTCTGTTGCAAAACCTTGTTGATCAGGCAAATGAGAAGGGATGGAGGAAAGA GCTTTCTGTATACATGGAAAGATTGATGCTGCTTCGCACACCATCAGAACAATCACGGTTGTTGCTTGAAGTTCCAGAAATAATTGCAGATGAACCTGAGGTTGAACCTGCTGACAAGGACTTGTCCAGGAAGGATGAACAAAAAAAGATTACCATGGCAGAATCGGACCTCAGAAGGTTTTCAAGACCTTCTAGCGAAAGTCCAGAAGGCAATGGCATTTACTGCCCAAATGATACAGCAGATTTTGCAG AACCAATGCAGCAATCTAAAGGACCTGAACTTGAAGAACCAGTGCAACCATATGATAGTACTAGTAATGCAAGTGATGATGATGGTAGTCATCAAGCAGAGAGTCATGAATCTGCTGTTGAAGTAAAGAAGAACCATTCCGAAGCACCTTATGCTGAACTACATTCAGGACAATTGCTTGCTTCTTCTTCACAGAACCAATCCAACTTCCTTGATTTGGTAAAGCAACATACCTCTGGTACTGCTACTTCAGGAGGAAAGCAAGATAAACCAATGGATGTTGAACATGAAAAGGTGAAGAACAATCAAAGTGCAACATCAATGGAGATTATTGAGTTAAGCGATGATGAGGAGCAAGGAAAGAGTACTCCACCAATCAAGCAAACACCAGATAACCTGGATTCTCCTATATGGTACTGTGTGAGTCCACTTGGTGACAAATTGGGGCCTTGCCCAATGTCGGTGCTTAAAGAATGGAGTGATACTTGTCGCCGAGATATGAAATTCAAGGTCTGGAAGACTGGGCAAGACCCTGAAGAAGCTGTTTTTCTGACAGATGCTATTAGCCAGGTTTTCTTTGGGAAGTAG
- the LOC107262026 gene encoding COX assembly mitochondrial protein 2 homolog: MHPPLTLHRHPMCAEIIELFQKCHLDHPIGKFFGECTDLKIKLDRCFREEKAVKRKANFERSKKLKERLRELRKEAAERSPEEKNFM, from the exons ATGCATCCTCCTTTGACATTGCATAGACACCCCATGTGTGCTGAA ATTATTGAGCTGTTCCAAAAGTGTCATTTGGACCATCCTATTGGGAAATTTTTTGGGGAATGTACTGACCTCAAAATAAAGCTTGATCGGTGTTTCCGGGAGGAG AAAGCTGTGAAGCGGAAGGCAAATTTTGAACGGAGTAAGAAACTCAAAGAAAGGCTTCGGGAATTAAGGAAGGAAGCTGCTGAGAGAAGCCCTGAAgagaaaaattttatgtga
- the LOC8288676 gene encoding pentatricopeptide repeat-containing protein At5g66520, giving the protein MFAPNISASLLSFSHPQFSTAIFQSLFSSLQIKRSVSSIKQIHAQFIISGFTGHASLLGHLLSLLALSPENQFHYSYSVYQSIKNPSVFASNNMIRCFSKSELPLESVVFYSSMLRRFIRPNNYSFTFLFQGCGKGLGFIEGVQIHCHVIKFGFCEDVYVRNALIHFFFACCRVECSKQVFEENPRRCDIVTWNAMLAGFARDGQVAVVEKMFDEMYERDVISWNTMIMAYVHNGKLEEGLECFRRMRESELIPDEATFVTVLSASAQLGLLEHGRLVRSIIDALNVTMTSALGTALLDMYAKCGCIEQCRLLFDKLPQRDISTWNVMICGLASHGLGKEAISLFERFLSKGLRPVNITFIGVLNACSRSGLVKEGRHYFQLMTDYYSIEPEMEHFGCMVDLLGRSGLVYEAIKIIETRVVSPDPVLWATLLCACRIHGLVELGENIGKRLIELDPNYDGHYVQLASIYAKSRKWEEVARVRRLMTERNASKIAGWSLIEAQGRVHRFVAGDREHECSLEIHKMLEAIETRVAEAGYVPNISSVLHDIGEEEKANAIKVHSERLAIAFGFLVMGAGDSIRIIKNLRVCQDCHEVSKMISKVFHRDIIVRDVSRFHHFKEGTCSCLDYW; this is encoded by the coding sequence ATGTTTGCGCCTAATATATCTGCTTCTCTCCTTTCATTCTCACATCCTCAATTCTCAACTGCTATATTCCAATCCCTTTTCTCTTCCTTACAGATTAAACGCTCAGTCTCCAGTATCAAACAAATCCATGCCCAATTCATCATCTCTGGCTTCACAGGCCATGCATCTCTCCTGGGTCACCTTCTTTCGCTCCTCGCTCTATCCCCGGAAAACCAGTTTCATTATTCTTACTCAGTTTACCAATCAATCAAGAACCCAAGTGTTTTTGCCTCTAATAACATGATTCGATGCTTTTCCAAGAGTGAATTGCCTCTGGAATCAGTTGTTTTTTATTCCTCAATGTTGAGAAGATTTATAAGACCtaataattatagttttacttttctttttcaaggtTGTGGGAAGGGGTTGGGGTTCATTGAAGGGGTTCAGATTCATTGTCATGTCATAAAGTTTGGGTTTTGTGAGGATGTCTATGTGAGGAATGCTTtgattcatttcttttttgcttgTTGTAGAGTTGAGTGTTCAAAACAGGTGTTTGAAGAGAACCCACGTCGCTGTGATATTGTTACTTGGAATGCTATGTTGGCGGGTTTTGCTAGAGATGGACAAGTTGCTGTTGTGGAGAAGATGTTTGATGAAATGTATGAAAGAGATGTTATTTCATGGAATACGATGATTATGGCTTATGTGCATAATGGGAAGCTTGAAGAAGGATTAGAGTGCTTCAGAAGGATGAGAGAGAGTGAGTTAATTCCAGATGAGGCCACATTTGTAACGGTGCTCTCTGCGTCAGCTCAATTGGGTTTGCTTGAACATGGTCGTTTGGTTCGTTCAATTATAGATGCATTGAATGTCACAATGACATCTGCACTTGGAACAGCACTTCTTGACATGTATGCAAAATGTGGGTGCATTGAGCAGTGCAGGCTCTTGTTTGATAAATTGCCTCAAAGAGATATTTCGACATGGAATGTCATGATCTGTGGCTTGGCATCACATGGCCTGGGAAAGGAAGCTATTTCACTATTTGAGAGGTTCTTAAGTAAAGGACTCCGTCCAGTAAATATAACCTTCATTGGTGTTTTGAATGCTTGTAGTCGTTCTGGTTTAGTAAAGGAGGGCAGGCATTATTTTCAGTTGATGACAGATTATTATAGCATTGAGCCAGAAATGGAGCATTTTGGCTGCATGGTTGATCTCTTAGGTAGATCTGGTTTAGTCTATGAGGCTATTAAAATAATCGAGACCAGAGTTGTCTCACCAGACCCAGTATTGTGGGCAACACTTCTTTGCGCTTGTAGGATTCATGGATTAGTTGAATTGGGTGAAAACATTGGAAAAAGATTGATAGAATTGGATCCAAACTATGATGGACATTATGTACAATTAGCTAGTATTTATGCCAAGTCTAGGAAATGGGAAGAAGTAGCAAGAGTAAGAAGATTGATGACTGAAAGAAACGCTAGTAAGATTGCAGGTTGGAGCTTGATTGAAGCCCAGGGGAGAGTCCATCGGTTTGTTGCAGGGGACAGAGAACATGAGTGTTCACTAGAAATacacaaaatgcttgaagcaATAGAAACCCGTGTAGCCGAAGCTGGCTATGTTCCCAACATTTCATCAGTTTTACATGACATTGGGGAGGAAGAGAAAGCAAATGCAATCAAAGTGCACAGTGAGAGATTGGCAATTGCTTTCGGTTTTTTAGTAATGGGAGCTGGGGATAGCATCCGAATCATAAAAAATCTGAGGGTTTGTCAAGATTGTCATGAGGTGAGCAAGATGATATCTAAAGTCTTTCACAGGGATATTATTGTGCGAGATGTGAGCAGATTTCATCATTTTAAGGAGggaacatgttcatgtcttgATTATTGGTAG